The following coding sequences are from one Capsicum annuum cultivar UCD-10X-F1 chromosome 3, UCD10Xv1.1, whole genome shotgun sequence window:
- the LOC107865852 gene encoding probable N-acetyltransferase HLS1 encodes MSLQISEENLATYDDSNKTTLVVVRQYDEEKDKVAVEELEGQCDFGQRGQPSLFTDLMGDPISRIRNLPLHVMLVAECGEDGEIVGIIRGCIKTVTRGNKGSTPCPVYVKIAYILGLRVSSQHRRLGIATKLVEKIEEWSKTNGAKYAYMATDSNNEASIKLFTSKCNYAKFRAPSVLVQPVHAHYKPIASDIAIVRVSPQLSESFYRRIFASSEFFPRDIDDILDNKLNLGTFMAVPKKTLLNWDPKSGSFPSTFAILSVWNTKEVYKLQVRGISSLKYAACLGSRVLDSWMPWLRVPSIPNIFKTFGFYLLYGIHMEGKYGPRLMKSLCAFAHNMGRKDGECRLLVSEVGLDDPVREAIPRWNKFSWGDLWCMKKLDVSECHEDDDWVESQASSSSAIFVDPRDF; translated from the exons ATGTCTCTTCAAATCTCAGAAGAAAATTTGGCAACTTATGATGATAGTAACAAGACAACATTAGTTGTTGTGAGGCAATACGATGAAGAGAAGGACAAGGTGGCTGTGGAAGAATTGGAGGGACAGTGTGATTTTGGACAACGAGGGCAGCCATCGTTGTTCACTGACCTCATGGGTGACCCCATTAGTCGTATTCGCAATCTCCCCTTACATGTCATGCTG GTAGCTGAGTGTGGAGAAGATGGAGAAATCGTTGGGATAATTAGAGGGTGTATAAAGACTGTGACAAGAGGAAACAAAGGTTCAACTCCATGTCCAGTTTATGTAAAGATTGCTTATATTCTTGGCCTGAGAGTTTCATCTCAACACAG GAGGCTTGGCATTGCAACAAAACTAGTTGAGAAAATAGAAGAATGGAGCAAAACAAATGGTGCAAAATATGCTTATATGGCCACGGACAGCAACAACGAAGCTTCGATCAAACTATTCACATCAAAATGCAATTACGCGAAATTTCGTGCTCCTTCAGTGCTGGTACAGCCAGTTCATGCTCATTACAAGCCTATTGCATCTGACATTGCCATCGTTAGAGTTTCACCACAGCTCTCTGAGTCATTCTATCGACGTATTTTCGCTAGCTCAGAGTTTTTCCCTAGAgatatagatgatatccttgacaACAAGCTTAATTTAGGTACTTTCATGGCTGTACCAAAGAAAACACTCCTAAATTGGGACCCAAAAAGTGGATCTTTTCCATCAACTTTTGCTATACTAAGTGTTTGGAACACTAAGGAAGTTTACAAGCTACAAGTGAGAGGCATATCGTCGCTAAAATATGCTGCTTGTCTAGGCTCTAGGGTTTTGGACTCATGGATGCCATGGCTAAGGGTACCTTCGATTCCTAATATATTTAAGACGTTTGGGTTTTATTTGTTGTATGGTATTCACATGGAAGGTAAATACGGTCCAAGGCTCATGAAATCACTTTGCGCGTTCGCGCATAACATGGGGAGAAAGGATGGAGAGTGTCGTCTATTAGTATCTGAAGTTGGACTTGACGATCCTGTTAGAGAGGCAATTCCAAGGTGGAACAAGTTTTCATGGGGAGATTTGTGGTGCATGAAGAAACTTGATGTGAGCGAATGTCATGAGGATGATGATTGGGTGGAGTCTCAAGCTTCTTCTTCATCAGCCATTTTCGTTGATCCTCGTGACTTCTAG
- the LOC107861976 gene encoding photosynthetic NDH subunit of subcomplex B 1, chloroplastic has protein sequence MLTLKMATTTTLLPKSISPNFHTNPPYFFPIPHATNVPFLNNNSLYTTFSARKSGSFCLNAKKKNPWLDPFDYGDDPEMEYGSLFSDGKQDEDPRPPDNPDSPYGFLKFPMGYSVEIASLGLKIRGDVRRCCCVLDGGVYENLLFFPAIQMIKDRYPGVQVDIVASPRGKQTFEMNKNVRWANAYDLDDDFPEPAEYTDMVGILKSRYYDMILSTKLAGIGHAVFLFMSTARDRVSYIYPNVNSAGAGLFLSETFTPESLNLSEGGYHMYRQMVDWLGRPARKVPRQPLPPLKVSISRKLREVVEAKYKNAGVQKGKYIVIHGIKSDSKASMQSKGDTDSLLPIEIWAEIAAEIRGVKLVFVIPHEKERENVEDAVGYDASILFITTPGQLAALVDDSVGVIATNTAAIQLAHARGKPSVGLFCSEDKARSFVPNAEENKCAAISSKTGKLVDIDVEAVKRAVQIFTMPLAIF, from the exons atgttAACACTCAAAATGGCTACTACTACTACTCTACTACCTAAGTCCATTTCTCCTAATTTTCACACTAATCCACCATATTTTTTTCCTATACCCCATGCCACAAATGTACCTTTCTTGAACAACAATTCATTGTACACCACATTTTCTGCCAGAAAATCAGGGAGTTTTTGCCTCAATGCCAAGAAAAAGAATCCATGGTTGGACCCTTTTGACTATGGTGATGATCCTGAAATGGAATATGGTTCACTTTTCTCTGATGGTAAACAGGATGAGGACCCAAGGCCACCTGATAATCCAGACAGTCCATATGGATTCCTTAAATTTCCAATGGGATATTCTGTTGAAATTGCTTCCTTGGGTTTGAAAATTAGAGGTGATGTTAGGAGATGTTGCTGTGTTCTTGATGGTGGGGTTTACGAGAATTTGCtgttttttccagcaattcagaTGATTAAGGACAGGTACCCTGGTGTTCAAGTGGATATTGTTGCATCACCTAGGGGTAAACAGACATTTGAGATGAATAAAAATGTGAGGTGGGCTAATGCTTATGATCTTGATGATGATTTCCCTGAACCTGCTGAGTATACAGATATGGTTGGAATTCTTAAG AGTAGGTATTATGATATGATCTTGTCAACCAAACTGGCCGGGATTGGACATGCAGTGTTTTTGTTTATGTCAACTGCCCGAGACAGAGTTAGCTACATTTATCCAAATGTGAATTCTGCAGGAGCAGGATTGTTTCTGTCAGAGACTTTTACGCCAGAAAGCCTGAATCTCTCCGAGGGTGGATACCATAT GTACCGCCAGATGGTTGATTGGTTGGGCAGACCAGCTCGTAAAGTACCACGACAACCTTTACCCCCACTTAAAGTTTCAATCTCAAGAAAGCTTAGGGAGGTTGTAGAGGCAAAATATAAGAATGCTGGTGTACAGAAAGGAAAATATATTGTAATTCACGGGATTAAATCAGATTCAAAAGCTTCTATGCAGTCAAAGGGTGATACTGATAGTTTGCTTCCAATTGAGATATGGGCTGAGATAGCAGCAGAGATCAG GGGAGTCAAGCTAGTATTTGTcattccacatgaaaaagaaagagaaaacgtGGAAGATGCAGTTGGTTATGATGCTAGTATTTTGTTCATAACCACCCCTGGACAG CTTGCTGCTCTTGTTGATGATTCTGTTGGAGTGATAGCTACGAATACAGCTGCTATACAACTTGCTCACGCACGTGGAAAGCCAAG CGTTGGGCTATTCTGTTCTGAGGATAAGGCCAGAAGTTTTGTTCCTAACGCAGAAGAAAACAAGTGTGCAGCTATTTCATCAAAGACCGGAAAATTGGTTGATATTGACGTTGAAGCTGTGAAGAGAGCTGTCCAAATTTTTACCATGCCCCTAGCGatcttttaa